In one Thermosipho ferrireducens genomic region, the following are encoded:
- a CDS encoding 50S ribosomal protein L11 methyltransferase: MNNLSVSKVFYEKVLRLKSKEELEKIEETLFDEEFFNYYFIDNFEGIFLVLVSKEQRILDVLVQKLLKYADFVENRVTSSDEWIKNIIREPFEFIDGVWIDPDFHEINTSGIVIKLTPGLAFGTGLHDTTKLAAELLRKYLKPGDVVLDLGCGSGILSILAKKMGAGRVVAVDNDPLAVEVAKENAKKNGVDIEIRQSDLFSNVTGKFDLIISNIIAEILLKVLEQVKDFLNFNGKVIFSGIVDSKVDLFTQQKVVEHRRKNEWNALVIKF, translated from the coding sequence GTGAATAATTTGAGCGTTTCTAAGGTTTTTTATGAAAAAGTTTTGAGGTTAAAATCAAAAGAGGAGTTAGAAAAGATTGAAGAAACTCTTTTTGACGAAGAGTTTTTTAATTATTATTTTATAGATAATTTTGAAGGAATTTTCCTTGTCCTTGTTTCAAAAGAACAAAGAATTTTAGACGTTCTGGTGCAAAAACTTCTAAAGTACGCTGATTTTGTAGAAAATCGTGTTACCTCAAGTGATGAGTGGATAAAGAATATAATTAGAGAACCATTTGAATTTATTGACGGTGTATGGATAGATCCTGATTTTCACGAAATTAACACGTCTGGCATTGTGATTAAACTTACTCCTGGTTTGGCATTTGGAACTGGTCTGCACGATACCACAAAGCTTGCGGCTGAATTGCTAAGAAAGTATTTAAAGCCAGGTGATGTTGTTCTGGATCTTGGATGTGGCAGTGGGATATTATCTATACTTGCAAAAAAAATGGGAGCAGGCAGAGTAGTGGCTGTGGATAACGACCCGTTAGCAGTCGAAGTTGCAAAAGAAAATGCGAAAAAGAATGGAGTTGACATTGAAATAAGGCAATCAGATCTTTTTTCAAATGTCACCGGCAAGTTTGATTTGATTATTTCCAACATAATTGCAGAGATCCTTTTGAAAGTTCTTGAACAGGTGAAAGATTTCTTAAATTTTAATGGAAAAGTGATATTCTCTGGAATAGTGGATTCAAAAGTTGATTTATTTACGCAGCAAAAAGTTGTAGAACACCGGAGGAAAAATGAATGGAACGCTTTAGTGATAAAGTTTTAA
- a CDS encoding DUF501 domain-containing protein: MERFSDKVLIKIAQIQLGREAENIYQVIVVCSYGYPVVVKSLPLKDNKPFPTLHYLTCPFLRKEISKLEEKGLVKVLEEKIQTNLEFKKQLFSAHEKVKKERAELLTKEFGNTIWKEVLNKVGTGGLKDWTKVKCLHLHTADFLAGINNPVGKEVINLLKKIECENIYCRRLIQEDLM, translated from the coding sequence ATGGAACGCTTTAGTGATAAAGTTTTAATAAAAATAGCTCAAATACAGCTTGGAAGAGAAGCTGAAAATATTTATCAAGTAATAGTTGTTTGTTCATATGGTTATCCGGTAGTTGTTAAGAGCCTTCCATTAAAAGATAATAAACCTTTTCCAACTCTACATTATTTAACCTGCCCATTTTTAAGAAAAGAAATATCAAAACTTGAGGAAAAAGGTTTAGTAAAAGTGCTTGAGGAAAAAATTCAAACAAATTTAGAATTTAAAAAGCAATTGTTTTCAGCCCATGAAAAAGTGAAAAAGGAAAGAGCTGAATTGCTTACAAAAGAATTTGGTAATACCATATGGAAAGAAGTACTGAACAAAGTGGGAACAGGTGGATTAAAAGACTGGACAAAAGTAAAATGCCTGCATTTACACACCGCTGATTTTTTGGCAGGTATAAATAACCCGGTGGGGAAAGAAGTTATAAATTTACTGAAGAAAATTGAATGCGAAAATATTTATTGCCGGCGTTTGATTCAGGAGGATTTAATGTGA
- a CDS encoding 23S rRNA (pseudouridine(1915)-N(3))-methyltransferase RlmH, protein MKIKIIVPGKLSKHLKSAVDFYIKRLKRFAKLEIIYTKLGGDLNVMDSKTILNKEAQNILNAIGKADFILLDLHGEKVTSEQFARMIETDRLKGNMTFVIGGPLGVSELLRDQAKRRISLSDLTFTHELALLILLEQIFRGFKIIMNEKYHY, encoded by the coding sequence GTGAAAATAAAAATAATAGTTCCAGGAAAACTTTCAAAACATTTAAAAAGTGCAGTGGATTTCTATATAAAGCGTTTGAAACGTTTTGCAAAACTGGAAATAATATATACTAAACTTGGGGGGGATTTAAATGTAATGGACAGTAAAACAATATTGAATAAAGAAGCTCAAAATATTTTGAACGCTATTGGAAAAGCCGATTTTATACTGCTGGATTTACATGGTGAAAAAGTAACGAGCGAACAATTTGCAAGAATGATAGAAACTGACCGTTTGAAAGGTAATATGACGTTTGTTATAGGTGGTCCTTTAGGTGTGAGCGAATTGTTAAGAGACCAGGCAAAAAGGAGAATTTCGCTTTCAGACTTAACTTTTACACATGAGCTTGCTTTACTCATTTTACTTGAACAAATTTTCAGAGGGTTTAAAATTATTATGAATGAAAAATATCATTATTAG